Proteins encoded by one window of Planctomycetia bacterium:
- a CDS encoding sigma-70 family RNA polymerase sigma factor, producing the protein MNLDLPVWYPRMEDNSTVIQGWLIRLNEGEPQAREELLARTQQRLERMARKMLHGGFVRLSSDEETMDVVQDVNIRLLKSWDKLTKNEDGKTLGSAAEYFMRTARLLREVLIDLSRKHHGRGTRKPGTVPLQGGDSQDSMGGYQHDPGTETLGPSSLSMWTEFHHVVEQLPEEIRQVVDLHWYQDLTYEESAQLLGIGESTVRKRWVAARLELQKRFEKSPFDWKQLV; encoded by the coding sequence GTGAATCTCGATCTCCCTGTTTGGTATCCTCGAATGGAAGACAACTCGACTGTCATTCAAGGCTGGCTCATACGTCTCAATGAAGGGGAGCCTCAGGCTCGCGAGGAGTTGCTGGCCAGGACACAGCAACGTCTGGAACGGATGGCTCGCAAGATGCTACATGGTGGCTTCGTGCGACTGAGTAGCGACGAAGAGACCATGGATGTTGTGCAGGATGTCAATATTCGGCTCTTGAAAAGCTGGGACAAACTGACCAAGAACGAAGACGGGAAAACGCTCGGATCGGCGGCGGAGTATTTCATGAGGACAGCCCGGCTACTGCGTGAGGTTCTCATTGACCTGTCCCGCAAGCATCATGGTCGTGGCACCAGGAAGCCCGGCACGGTTCCCTTACAAGGAGGCGATTCCCAAGATAGTATGGGTGGCTATCAGCATGATCCTGGAACCGAAACTCTTGGTCCTTCATCGCTATCCATGTGGACCGAGTTTCATCATGTTGTCGAACAGTTGCCTGAAGAGATTCGTCAGGTCGTCGATTTGCACTGGTATCAGGATCTGACGTATGAGGAGTCAGCACAGTTACTGGGGATTGGCGAATCAACCGTTCGGAAACGCTGGGTGGCTGCACGGCTGGAATTACAAAAGCGATTTGAGAAAAGCCCCTTCGATTGGAAACAATTAGTTTAA
- a CDS encoding tetratricopeptide repeat protein, producing the protein MAVDARRVKELFGAALDIPETAARNAYLDRECGDNAELRQRLDALLKAHESPASVVMQPLAGEGTVAYAASEKPGTLVAGRYKLLESIGEGGMGTVWVAEQTEPVKRKVAVKLIKAGMDSRSVLARFEAERQALALMDHPNIAKVLDGGLTEQGRPYFVMEYVKGVPITEYCDATRLSIHERLQLFIQVCQAVQHAHQKGIIHRDLKPSNILVAPYDDKPVPKIIDFGLAKAMHQSLTERTLHTAHESVLGTPLYMSPEQAQLNNLDVDTRSDIYSLGVLLYELLTGTTPLEKQRFRQAAWDEVRRIIREEEPPRPSTRLSSIDTLPTLAAGRHTDPLKLTKLVKGELDWIVMKALEKDRTRRYETANGFARDIQRYLSDEVVEARPASAGYRLRKLMARNKGKVLATSLILLALLTGVAVSTWQAVRATRAEHLALAAAEEERKAKQREAERAEGEKQAKEDAVAKRKEAETNLAFAKKANDILGSVFIGLDPKANYATVAELRDVLKVNLRKAVKELEGSAIGDPLEVAAMQNTLGKSLRGLGEAKLAIEVLEKARDTYKAKLGPDHPFTLISMNNLANGYRAAGKIELALPLFEETLKLTKAKLGAEHPITLAVMFNLSTAYYAAGKWDLALRFYEETLILHKAKLGPEHPETLKIMNSLAVCYQDAGKLDLALPLLEETLKLGKAKLGPDHPDTLVSMNNLANGYYAAGKRDLALPLLEETLKLRKAKLGPDHPDTLSSINNLAVAYQDAGKRDLAIPLLEETLKLMKARLGPDHPDTLVSMNNLANGYMAQRKLDQAIPLFKETLQLMKAKLGAEHPSTLNCMYNLSAAYQDAGKLDLALLLRREMVTISRKVYPKNSPQLGGHLASLGLILLEAKSFTEAEPLLRECLTIRENSQPDAWRTFYTQSMLGGALLGQKKYTEAEQLLLKGYEGMKAREKTMQLQDNTRLPEALDRLIQLYTETSKPEEVKKWQAEKEKLPKAKEKKP; encoded by the coding sequence ATGGCTGTTGATGCTCGCCGGGTCAAGGAACTGTTTGGAGCGGCTCTCGATATTCCTGAGACTGCCGCCCGTAATGCCTACCTTGATCGCGAATGTGGTGATAATGCTGAATTACGTCAACGGCTCGATGCCCTGCTGAAAGCTCACGAGTCCCCCGCCTCAGTCGTCATGCAACCCCTGGCAGGCGAGGGAACCGTCGCCTATGCTGCCAGCGAGAAGCCGGGTACCCTTGTCGCGGGTCGATACAAGCTGCTCGAATCCATCGGCGAAGGGGGTATGGGTACGGTCTGGGTCGCTGAACAGACCGAACCTGTGAAGCGTAAGGTGGCAGTGAAGTTGATCAAGGCGGGCATGGATTCCCGCAGCGTGCTGGCCCGCTTTGAAGCAGAACGCCAAGCCCTGGCCCTGATGGATCACCCGAACATTGCCAAGGTGTTGGATGGCGGGTTGACCGAACAAGGCCGACCTTACTTTGTCATGGAATATGTCAAAGGTGTGCCCATCACCGAGTATTGCGATGCCACCCGGCTCAGTATTCACGAACGGCTGCAACTCTTTATCCAGGTGTGTCAGGCGGTGCAGCATGCCCATCAGAAGGGGATCATCCACCGCGATCTGAAGCCAAGCAACATTCTGGTGGCACCGTACGACGACAAGCCGGTGCCCAAGATCATCGACTTCGGCCTGGCCAAGGCGATGCACCAGTCGCTGACCGAACGAACCCTGCACACCGCACACGAATCTGTGCTGGGCACGCCACTCTACATGTCGCCGGAGCAAGCTCAACTCAACAATCTTGATGTAGATACAAGGTCCGATATATATTCGCTGGGTGTGCTTCTCTATGAATTGCTCACGGGAACGACGCCGCTGGAAAAGCAGCGATTCAGGCAGGCAGCCTGGGACGAAGTACGACGGATCATCCGCGAAGAAGAGCCACCCCGCCCGAGCACCCGGCTCAGTTCGATAGATACGCTGCCCACTCTGGCAGCAGGTCGCCACACGGATCCCCTCAAGCTGACCAAGCTGGTGAAAGGCGAACTCGACTGGATCGTCATGAAGGCCCTGGAGAAGGACCGTACCCGGCGGTATGAGACGGCCAACGGGTTTGCCCGGGATATTCAGCGATACCTGAGTGATGAAGTGGTGGAAGCCAGGCCAGCGTCGGCGGGGTATCGGCTGCGGAAGCTCATGGCTAGAAACAAAGGGAAGGTGCTGGCGACATCGCTGATACTTCTGGCATTGCTGACCGGCGTCGCGGTCAGCACCTGGCAGGCAGTTCGAGCGACACGTGCCGAACATCTCGCCCTGGCTGCTGCTGAGGAGGAGCGAAAGGCCAAGCAGCGTGAAGCCGAGCGGGCTGAAGGGGAGAAGCAGGCAAAGGAGGACGCGGTAGCCAAAAGGAAGGAGGCAGAGACCAATCTTGCCTTCGCCAAGAAGGCAAACGACATCCTCGGCTCGGTGTTCATTGGGCTGGATCCGAAGGCGAACTACGCCACGGTGGCCGAGTTACGGGACGTCCTGAAGGTAAACCTCCGGAAGGCAGTGAAGGAGTTGGAGGGCTCGGCGATCGGCGACCCGCTGGAAGTGGCCGCCATGCAGAACACCCTCGGCAAATCTCTGCGTGGACTGGGGGAGGCGAAGCTCGCGATCGAGGTGCTCGAGAAAGCACGAGACACGTACAAAGCCAAGCTCGGCCCTGACCACCCTTTCACCCTCATCAGCATGAACAACCTGGCGAATGGCTACCGAGCCGCCGGGAAGATCGAACTGGCTCTACCACTCTTCGAAGAGACGCTCAAACTCACTAAGGCCAAGCTCGGTGCCGAGCATCCCATTACGCTCGCGGTGATGTTCAACCTCTCCACGGCCTATTATGCAGCTGGGAAGTGGGACTTGGCACTACGGTTTTATGAGGAGACACTCATTCTGCATAAAGCCAAGCTCGGCCCTGAACATCCTGAGACTCTCAAGATCATGAACAGCTTGGCAGTGTGCTATCAGGACGCCGGAAAGTTGGATCTGGCTCTGCCGCTTCTGGAAGAGACTCTGAAGCTCGGGAAAGCCAAACTTGGGCCAGACCACCCAGATACCCTCGTCAGTATGAATAACCTGGCTAATGGCTATTATGCAGCTGGGAAGCGTGACTTGGCTCTGCCGCTTCTCGAAGAGACTCTGAAGCTCAGGAAAGCCAAACTTGGGCCAGACCACCCAGATACGCTCTCCAGCATAAACAACCTCGCTGTGGCCTATCAGGATGCTGGGAAGCGTGACTTGGCTATACCGCTTCTCGAAGAGACTCTGAAGCTCATGAAAGCCAGACTTGGGCCAGACCACCCCGATACCCTCGTCAGTATGAATAACCTGGCTAATGGCTATATGGCACAACGAAAGCTCGATCAAGCCATCCCGCTCTTCAAGGAAACCCTCCAGTTGATGAAGGCCAAGCTTGGCGCGGAGCATCCCTCTACGTTGAATTGCATGTACAACCTCTCTGCGGCATATCAGGATGCCGGGAAACTGGATCTGGCCCTGTTGTTGAGACGTGAGATGGTAACCATCTCTCGTAAGGTGTATCCCAAGAATAGCCCACAGCTAGGCGGGCATCTGGCCTCACTTGGCCTGATCTTGCTGGAGGCGAAGAGTTTCACTGAAGCTGAACCGCTCCTCCGCGAGTGCCTGACCATTCGGGAGAATTCTCAACCCGATGCCTGGCGAACTTTCTACACGCAGTCGATGCTCGGCGGGGCGCTGCTCGGCCAGAAGAAATACACCGAAGCCGAGCAGCTGTTGCTTAAAGGATATGAGGGGATGAAAGCCCGCGAGAAAACCATGCAACTGCAGGACAATACTCGGCTTCCCGAAGCCCTCGACCGGCTCATCCAGCTCTACACCGAAACCAGCAAGCCCGAGGAAGTAAAGAAGTGGCAGGCGGAGAAGGAGAAGTTGCCCAAGGCTAAGGAAAAGAAACCCTGA
- a CDS encoding GNAT family N-acetyltransferase, whose translation MSEIIMRTQRLDLVLEGPEAVLARMEAMPPEDRAEVSPVWLEKLRALTEPDPWMLGFNLIDRASGLPVGSGGFKGPPDENGMVELAYGIDPAHRRLGYATEAAIAMTQYALENEQVKLVCAHTKSGNGASKRILEKCGFQFIGEVMDPEDGLVSRWERKR comes from the coding sequence ATGAGCGAAATCATTATGCGTACCCAGAGGCTGGATCTGGTATTGGAAGGGCCGGAAGCAGTACTGGCACGCATGGAAGCCATGCCTCCGGAAGACCGGGCGGAAGTATCGCCAGTCTGGCTGGAAAAGTTGCGTGCACTGACAGAGCCTGACCCGTGGATGTTGGGGTTTAATCTGATTGATCGCGCCAGCGGTTTGCCTGTAGGCAGCGGTGGTTTCAAAGGCCCACCCGATGAAAATGGCATGGTTGAACTAGCCTACGGCATCGATCCAGCTCATCGACGCCTGGGCTACGCCACCGAAGCTGCCATCGCCATGACGCAGTATGCATTGGAAAACGAGCAGGTGAAACTCGTCTGCGCCCACACCAAGTCGGGCAATGGAGCTTCAAAACGCATCCTCGAAAAATGCGGCTTCCAGTTCATCGGCGAAGTCATGGACCCCGAAGATGGCCTGGTAAGTCGCTGGGAACGGAAGCGATAA
- a CDS encoding ParB N-terminal domain-containing protein: MQVISKPISELHPAPYNPRQQLEKLDPRYRKLRRSIQRFGLVEPLVWNQQTGHIVGGHQRLQILQELHHQQTFVSVVDFPLDQEKALNVVLNNRQAQGDWDLPRLTSLLEELNELPESQLAATGFDPGHLRTLQSQLTPSEELIEEENITRFEITLCIPKEQLQAIRPELDVLIEKYQLEVHVKER, encoded by the coding sequence ATGCAGGTTATTTCCAAACCCATCAGTGAACTGCACCCTGCCCCGTACAACCCGAGGCAACAGCTCGAAAAACTTGATCCCCGCTATCGCAAACTGCGGCGCAGCATCCAGCGGTTCGGGCTGGTCGAGCCGTTGGTCTGGAATCAGCAGACCGGCCATATCGTAGGCGGGCATCAGCGGTTGCAGATTCTGCAGGAACTGCATCACCAGCAGACGTTTGTCTCCGTGGTCGATTTTCCTCTCGACCAGGAGAAGGCTCTCAACGTGGTGCTCAACAATCGACAAGCGCAAGGCGACTGGGATTTGCCCAGGCTGACCAGTCTGCTCGAGGAACTGAATGAGTTGCCCGAATCGCAACTGGCTGCGACGGGATTTGATCCAGGGCATCTGCGGACGCTGCAATCTCAACTCACCCCCAGCGAAGAGCTGATAGAGGAGGAGAACATCACGCGGTTCGAGATTACGCTTTGCATTCCGAAAGAACAATTACAGGCGATCCGGCCTGAATTGGATGTGCTGATTGAGAAATATCAACTGGAGGTGCATGTGAAGGAGCGGTAA
- a CDS encoding RNA polymerase subunit sigma, producing MTAASDGYLPQVYDELRRLAAAKLAHERIGHTLDATALVHEAWLKLGAESFTSRSSFLRAAAVAMQRVLVDHARAKKAEKRGGDGRHFEISENDRIYSTDPDTILAVNEAMERLAIEDPEVVEIARLRLFAGLSIEDAAEALGISRATAFRDWSFARAWLTTALS from the coding sequence ATGACCGCAGCTTCCGATGGTTACTTGCCACAGGTGTACGATGAACTGCGCCGGCTGGCGGCGGCCAAACTGGCACACGAGCGAATAGGGCATACGCTCGATGCCACGGCCCTGGTACATGAAGCGTGGCTCAAGCTGGGTGCTGAGAGTTTCACCTCTCGCAGCAGCTTCTTGCGGGCTGCAGCAGTGGCAATGCAACGCGTACTGGTTGATCATGCCCGGGCGAAAAAAGCGGAGAAACGTGGTGGTGATGGACGTCACTTTGAAATCTCTGAAAATGACCGTATCTACTCCACCGACCCGGATACCATCCTTGCCGTCAATGAAGCCATGGAACGGTTAGCAATCGAAGATCCCGAGGTGGTCGAAATCGCTCGGCTACGGTTATTTGCTGGACTATCCATTGAGGATGCTGCGGAGGCCCTGGGAATTTCGCGAGCTACCGCCTTTCGCGACTGGTCGTTTGCACGAGCCTGGCTGACGACCGCCCTTTCCTGA
- a CDS encoding VOC family protein, which translates to MELGKAHLRIARPTDQLAEVVKFYRDGLGFTMLYEFTDHDGFDGVMLGHRGAAYHLEFTHKKGHRAGRAPSEDNLLVFYLPDAELWKKAVARLQAGGHLPVKAFNPYWDRKGKTFEDPDGYRIVLQNTSWSV; encoded by the coding sequence ATGGAACTGGGCAAGGCCCATCTGCGAATTGCCCGGCCTACCGATCAACTGGCAGAAGTGGTCAAGTTTTATCGTGATGGCCTGGGGTTCACGATGCTCTACGAATTCACCGATCATGACGGATTCGATGGCGTAATGTTGGGACATCGCGGCGCTGCGTATCATCTGGAATTTACTCACAAGAAAGGGCATCGTGCAGGCCGGGCACCCAGCGAGGACAACCTGCTGGTATTCTATCTGCCTGATGCAGAGCTTTGGAAGAAAGCCGTTGCTCGATTGCAGGCAGGGGGGCATCTACCGGTCAAGGCATTCAATCCCTATTGGGACAGGAAGGGAAAGACCTTCGAAGACCCGGATGGCTATCGCATCGTGCTGCAGAATACTTCGTGGTCTGTATAG
- a CDS encoding cupin domain-containing protein, whose protein sequence is MTKINLAEKLALFSDHWNPRIVGELNDQHVKLVKFQGEFVWHHHDHEDELFLVVKGRFRMEFRDKQVWLNEGEFLIVPRGMEHRPVADEEVHVLLFEPASTLNTGNVNNERTVERLERV, encoded by the coding sequence ATGACCAAAATTAACCTTGCCGAAAAGTTGGCTCTATTCAGTGATCACTGGAACCCTCGCATTGTGGGAGAACTGAATGATCAGCATGTCAAGCTGGTGAAGTTTCAGGGAGAGTTTGTCTGGCATCATCACGATCATGAAGACGAGTTGTTCCTGGTCGTGAAAGGGCGGTTTCGGATGGAGTTTCGCGACAAACAGGTTTGGCTCAACGAAGGCGAGTTCCTCATTGTGCCTCGTGGCATGGAGCATCGACCGGTAGCGGATGAGGAGGTGCACGTGTTGCTCTTTGAGCCAGCCAGTACGCTCAATACGGGTAATGTCAACAATGAACGCACGGTGGAGCGGTTGGAACGAGTGTAG
- a CDS encoding DUF4350 domain-containing protein — MYYVLIVSLLWLLTVDTLHAQQVPDTNFKPAIHSPAYELGQGPRVGIDEAHHNFHTATGRYQTFADLLRRDGYQVAGFNKPFNAETLKSIDVLVIANALNEKNKSDWSLPTPSAFTPEDVAAVQSWVKEGGSLFLIADHMPFPGAASDLAMAFGIEFSNGYARPGHRKANTADTFDAATGLKESVITRGRDERETVTKIATFGGSAFKLPAEAVPVIVFGKDSISQETTKAPGITPDAPKVNIEGWSQGAVLSFGQGRVAVFGEAAMFSAQLAGPQKNPMGMNAPEAKQNPQLLLNILHWLTRVKGMEETGKP; from the coding sequence ATGTATTATGTGCTTATCGTTAGTTTGCTTTGGCTGCTGACAGTTGATACTTTGCATGCCCAGCAGGTTCCTGACACGAACTTCAAGCCGGCGATCCACTCGCCTGCTTATGAGTTGGGCCAAGGGCCGCGGGTAGGCATCGACGAAGCACATCATAACTTTCATACCGCCACGGGACGTTATCAGACCTTTGCCGATCTGCTTCGGCGAGATGGCTACCAGGTTGCAGGGTTCAACAAGCCTTTCAATGCTGAAACACTGAAGTCCATTGATGTTCTCGTGATTGCCAACGCACTAAATGAAAAGAACAAGAGCGACTGGTCGTTACCTACACCGTCGGCTTTTACACCAGAAGATGTTGCTGCAGTACAGTCGTGGGTGAAAGAGGGAGGCAGCCTCTTCCTGATCGCTGACCATATGCCCTTCCCCGGAGCCGCCAGCGACCTGGCCATGGCATTCGGCATTGAGTTCAGCAATGGCTACGCCCGGCCTGGACACCGCAAGGCAAATACTGCTGATACGTTTGATGCAGCAACGGGATTGAAAGAGAGCGTCATCACGCGAGGTAGAGATGAAAGGGAAACGGTGACGAAGATAGCAACGTTTGGCGGGTCGGCGTTCAAGCTTCCAGCTGAAGCGGTGCCGGTAATTGTTTTTGGCAAGGATTCGATTTCGCAGGAAACCACCAAAGCGCCGGGGATAACGCCAGATGCTCCGAAGGTCAATATCGAAGGCTGGAGCCAGGGAGCGGTGTTGTCCTTTGGCCAGGGCCGTGTGGCCGTGTTCGGTGAAGCAGCCATGTTCAGCGCCCAGCTTGCCGGGCCGCAGAAGAACCCGATGGGAATGAATGCACCGGAAGCGAAGCAGAATCCGCAACTGCTGCTGAATATCCTGCACTGGCTAACGCGGGTTAAGGGAATGGAGGAAACAGGCAAACCATGA
- a CDS encoding formylglycine-generating enzyme family protein has product MQKIWWFTVLLLLIGCERITPVSTVLAPPDAFDGKKPGEERQVAGIKLCWCPAGTFTMGSPRDEPERRPGEDQVMVTLTRGFWMAKFEATQGDWKRVMGALPGPLTAELPEDDVLPVGNVNYAEAEAFCLKLTELAHAAGEIPNIWEFRLPTEAQWEYACRAGTTTMFSFGNQLTSRQANFKGASLGTTERGPSTGKATPVGSYPANAWGLHDMHGNIYEWCRDWYHARLPGGVDPDLRDAKDTATPSENGDISRSRRGGCWADEGKFLRTAFRLRFEPHRRYDHIGFRVALVRRK; this is encoded by the coding sequence ATGCAAAAGATCTGGTGGTTCACTGTTTTGCTGTTGCTCATCGGCTGCGAACGTATCACCCCGGTCTCAACCGTACTGGCTCCGCCTGATGCGTTCGATGGAAAGAAACCTGGCGAAGAAAGACAGGTTGCAGGCATCAAACTCTGCTGGTGCCCGGCTGGCACTTTCACCATGGGAAGTCCGCGTGATGAACCAGAACGCCGACCTGGTGAGGACCAGGTGATGGTGACGCTGACTAGGGGTTTCTGGATGGCCAAGTTCGAAGCAACGCAGGGAGACTGGAAACGAGTGATGGGTGCATTGCCTGGACCTTTGACTGCCGAGTTGCCTGAAGATGATGTGTTGCCGGTGGGAAACGTCAACTATGCCGAGGCGGAAGCGTTTTGTCTGAAGCTGACAGAACTTGCCCATGCAGCGGGAGAGATACCGAACATTTGGGAATTTCGTTTGCCGACGGAAGCTCAGTGGGAATATGCCTGCCGGGCTGGAACCACGACCATGTTTTCCTTTGGCAATCAGTTGACGAGCCGCCAGGCGAATTTCAAAGGAGCTTCGTTGGGCACCACCGAGCGCGGGCCATCGACTGGCAAGGCAACACCTGTCGGCAGTTACCCAGCCAATGCCTGGGGCCTGCATGATATGCATGGCAATATCTATGAATGGTGCCGGGACTGGTATCACGCCAGGCTGCCAGGAGGCGTTGACCCAGATTTGCGTGATGCAAAAGACACTGCAACGCCAAGCGAGAATGGGGACATATCACGCTCCCGGCGTGGTGGCTGCTGGGCAGATGAGGGAAAGTTTCTACGTACTGCGTTCCGTCTGCGTTTTGAGCCACATCGGCGATATGATCACATTGGATTTCGCGTGGCGCTGGTGCGACGGAAGTAG
- the dnaB gene encoding replicative DNA helicase, producing MVNRVPPHSLEAERCVLGSMLRDARIIPDVQLVLRPEHTDENFYSDAHRRIYRAINKLHLTAASVDLVILSNELHATGEIKDVGGYQYLAQVYDETPTAANATYYAQIVRDKAIIRYLIYTGTDIARDASDQIAPATELLEAAERKIMGIAEWGVAGETISLGEAIHEAYDRMEARAKREGMGDVSGLPSGYVDLDNITAGLQDSELIIIAARPSVGKTAITLNMMRNVAVDYGMPVFYASLEQSRIELAERLLCCEAKVDSQKLRKNILSTEEHRMIVDAGSRLSQARIFIDDSPGQNMIRIAANARRLKLKHDIKLIVVDYLQLVEPDNRKDSRQEQVAAISRRMKFLAKELKIPVIACAQLNRGVENRTEAEPRLSDLRESGSIEQDADTVMLLHRPKDPQTGLDAEGVLEVIIAKQRNGPVGKITLSHIKQHMRFANYAGGMAPY from the coding sequence ATGGTCAATCGCGTGCCTCCTCATTCGCTCGAAGCGGAGCGCTGCGTGCTCGGCAGCATGCTTCGCGATGCCCGTATCATTCCCGATGTGCAACTCGTCCTGCGCCCCGAACATACGGATGAAAACTTTTACAGCGATGCACACCGCCGTATCTACCGGGCCATCAACAAACTGCACCTGACTGCTGCCAGCGTCGATCTTGTTATTCTCAGCAACGAGTTGCACGCCACCGGCGAAATCAAGGATGTCGGCGGCTACCAGTACCTTGCTCAGGTTTACGATGAAACCCCCACCGCTGCCAACGCCACCTACTACGCTCAGATTGTCCGCGATAAAGCGATCATCCGCTACCTGATCTACACCGGCACCGACATCGCCCGCGATGCTTCCGACCAGATTGCCCCGGCTACCGAACTGCTTGAAGCAGCTGAGCGGAAAATCATGGGCATTGCTGAGTGGGGCGTGGCGGGCGAAACGATTTCTCTCGGTGAAGCCATCCATGAAGCGTACGACCGCATGGAGGCGCGGGCCAAGCGCGAAGGCATGGGCGATGTCAGCGGCTTGCCCTCTGGTTACGTCGATCTTGATAACATCACGGCTGGCCTGCAGGATTCGGAACTCATCATCATCGCCGCCCGGCCATCCGTCGGAAAAACGGCTATCACTTTGAACATGATGCGCAACGTGGCAGTCGATTACGGCATGCCCGTTTTCTACGCTTCCCTGGAACAGTCCCGTATTGAACTGGCGGAACGCTTGCTTTGTTGTGAAGCCAAAGTCGATAGTCAGAAGCTTCGAAAGAATATCCTGAGTACCGAAGAGCATCGAATGATTGTGGATGCAGGTTCGCGACTCAGCCAGGCTAGAATCTTCATCGACGATTCGCCCGGCCAGAACATGATCCGCATTGCTGCCAACGCCCGCCGACTCAAACTCAAACACGATATCAAACTCATCGTCGTCGATTATCTTCAGTTGGTTGAACCCGACAACCGCAAGGACAGCCGACAGGAACAGGTGGCTGCTATCTCCCGACGCATGAAGTTTCTTGCCAAGGAACTCAAGATACCAGTGATCGCCTGTGCCCAGTTGAATCGAGGCGTGGAAAACCGCACCGAAGCGGAACCTCGTCTTTCCGATCTGCGTGAATCAGGTTCTATCGAACAGGATGCTGATACCGTCATGCTGCTGCATCGGCCCAAAGATCCTCAAACGGGCCTCGATGCCGAGGGTGTGCTGGAAGTCATCATTGCCAAGCAGCGTAACGGCCCGGTAGGTAAGATTACTCTCTCCCACATCAAGCAGCACATGCGCTTCGCCAACTACGCGGGCGGCATGGCTCCGTATTGA